A window of the Myxococcales bacterium genome harbors these coding sequences:
- a CDS encoding tetratricopeptide repeat protein, translated as MADLQSVLTRLDSDPDDPHVLAGLSIVTAAAAAGLDAAAVAGLAHTRKRFRDRGRPDVALRLVDAELGGVADGRRADLLIAKAEILDEDLLDEAGASACYQAALAARPDDAIAAEALESLRLARDNWKKFAAKYIDEAKASTDRQLTTALYLSAAETYARYAVDAPEVEAYLRRSLEADPRNRKAGAHLERLLARGERWAELGAALAVRVDHAASSDERVAALLALAEVTRGPLDQPERALEHYKKVVAIDAAQPTALRVLGDAFAEAENWQSLVMLYASALKVRGGDGDLGMLLQVGMILWKRLGDQEGAEDYFRRIRKLDAAHPVALDFYRTYHGARGEGAKLVAILRQAEKALPPVGADGVGDARARALAVEIAELSETQLGTPDKAIDAWKQLLRADPTSTEAREALRRLYRKAEKWNPLLDLIKDEVERLPEADVRAKVERLYEVVAIYADKLRLDPMVLNTYNAILRLDPEDPRAIDELAAKYRAMGRWQDLIGVLGKKAELASLPVDERAAILRETADLWIDRFGNYAQAIRPLERLLELDASDADAVARLKDIYTRRRQWRQLITLLGVEAEVLTGVERRAKRSEMARLAAERVGDTRLAIEIHNQVLTEAGVSAGGAGTHGDGLDDTYAALAALYEREKRYPALAEVLGRLRLRTATPTEAVALLEKQGALLADRMSAPALAAEAFAAILAIDPTHAKALRTLRELYAAAGDWDGLERLYGGLGQWDELVDALIGLGDRADDRDARLALVRRAAAIATARQEPERAARVWERVLSIEPTDAVAARALVPAYLKSDKPAKLLPVYEVLLAHAPDRAARLAQIVEIRSLCEQRLGSRALALSWTARAFDLAPEDPELVRELLRLAQVPEHWREVAGALDRKSHDLDLATDVRLRLLRTLAEVHADQLDDAAAARDAHQHIRALAPDDAAAETAIERLSEQMSDWPELLASFRRQAERARGDDRRRLLGQIAQVEEERLADLDAAALTHQQILREGPGDVAALAALARLHEARGDWEALAGVLAAQIDGAAGPARAALQHQLGTLVDGSLERPADALAHYRAALAAVDGGAPPANLVAACVRYLPGGARAGSIDDAQRRALAAELRPHLVRAGEPAPLVACLECLASDPAAPADVARELDRQLVPLYHALGAPARAWAPAARVVASAPGDVEARAALIALADQLGRPRELATHLGDALAAQRQAGAPAVELWMMATELAHRIADDPQTRGGAEKAWMTVLELEPDDAEAFGALAALYRTGSRWDDLRALLERRVSVAADPAARLAALIELTTLDEDVLGDPGRAVLDHRRILEIEAGHLPSYKALERLYAEGESWAELDGVLAAELAWAPASEHQGLRYRRAELHARHLGDRAGAIDLLEEVVAAQPGHADGRELLEEQLTEASLRQRVARVLEPLYLRDQLWKDLANVLRIQREGAAGADAAQLLGRVAVIEERELDLGKAAFDTWTQALTADPSAPEAQAAILRLAATFDRWHDAAVAFDAAATAAGGDLAVAVPLRQHVAEICDQSLGDNPRAIAAYRALISLDPGDLERLGPALTALARLHEEEEQWPELRAVVARQAELAGPRRLEFLARAAELDEQRLAEPDRAIATWREVLLEAPDHEAALANLERLYQARDRWRDFAGLVRHKVERADDQATKIAELRRLAEVHEVMLAEPSEAIVAHLEVLDHVYDDTAALDELARLYREAQRPTDQLDMLERRLIVADARGDGDRVTRRAELATLLGTTLARPNYALDRWAEVLTMEPEHPAALAAVGRAFDDPDLAPRAAAILEPLYEATGKDRELTALLAAAARREVVPRERARLWTRVAAIQEHRLTDRAAAFDAAVAALRASVAEPELPEAIGLVDRLAGDLEREGDLVAIYRSIADDVLDGAVQRRLFLDIADLAQAAQGDLDLARAYYQRVLDAQADDARALGALERIYKQRLAEGATGDAAPLYDILSRKADLAVADVVERTAALAEMATLAAGPLARPDDAIAAWEQVLEAQPRHPTAAPELDRMYRGERRWRDLVDLHERRLGFVDTIEEAITLRVKLGALHEHELGDVTTAIESYAAALGGDPGHAGAIAALERLLTNPEGRADAAEVLEPVYISRHDWTRLARLYEIQLDGQTEPDARVDLVRRIARLYEEQLEDLDGAARWYARLLQEDPTDPHVRDQLHRLATVGGDWAGLAATYQRVLDDDSSDAPHLRELAVAAATIYDRRLDEAGLGGAAYRRALAATPPAGADDRLALLARVESLLGRHLQWATLVAIYDDVIGAVASDDALRRDLYARKAAVVEERLGDPAAAIDAWRAVIELADGLAARLDYARAADALERLYRADARWHDLVDLLSDRIERASNEGDEIDRRLALAEVLELHTDDLDGALDQYEEILTTDTPDRALPALERLAAGAAGRERTLGLIEPIYRHRNWWQKLVVVLDAKLEFVSDPSDQVATLMEIAAIHESRGGDLDLALAALARAWLIEPTRTDVFDQLTTLGARMGAWDALCQTLAAGAAATMDPPTQLQALARLAEIHETQRGDHGAAIAAWRRVLEVSADDPDALSALDRLLAVEARADELVVVVARRAELADDEAVRLVLLHRVASLYDHVLERAPQAILAYREVLAGAPEDVPALAALERLYRASGDARELAVVLEQRLALTDDAAAARQLRLDLATVHERDLSDPYQAIANLEAVLAADAGDATGLAELDRLYGANRMWPELLDVLDRRALLATDTAARAELAYRAARLGETELGEPEVALGRYGAVLQILPTHAAARTALEALLAKDDHAEAAAALLERHLRAVGDAEGLVRVAERRLELPGERAQRRNQWAALADLHETLRNDLRAASQTWARALVEDPTDVGLLGPLERLAQVRGAWAELAALLEGQLAGTALDAELEHDYAMRLGRIYEEALADLARAATTYQRAAATNVDEPPALAALDRVLWRLGRWSELAEVLAREAEVAEGDAAGADLLFRLGDVRESQLQDVAGAVDAYRSVIERAPRHGAARASLERLLASADDQRGEIIDTLEPLYEGERDWGRLTDLLAAKLAVTDDHHERAAIYQRIAGLAETRLGDGVRALDAAGGWLAEDPASAEALAEIDRLAALQGRWVEAAARVAGVAGTLDDGAVPLWMYVGAVQLDRVGDTDAARGSFERALALDDEHGPALEGLERIHRSRGDTAGLAEVLARRATLAFDPPAKQALWTEVAGLRERAGDDGGAIAAWEAVIDVADDDREPLARLAAIYERQGDRRALVTTLGRAARIAADAVEEKRLRVRIAELERALGDLAAAGVAWQAVLDLDPVDAAALTALEELHTAGRDWIAVQDVLTRRLELARTSSDKIAVLARMARIAERERGALDDAIAHWYAALDVDNAQLAAYGELERLLAKGERWHDLVELLDRRADLHGTLGDAAAEIGALARAADIWEGPLDNPDAGAEILEKILRREPTSVAALTRLGRIYERAADWDRCGDVLSRALALGPKGTDAADLFFRLGEVADKAQDDRATAQAHYRQALTHDPRHAPSIAALERLARADGNWAVVSDMLARQIAIVEADGGDVLPLALEYAAAEQKLGTPAAALAVLERAAAAAPGDARVLTLLADLYFASGQHDQAAPIYDRLADDAKAARRMKDVARFRQRQGGILEARGDVAGAVAAYEEAFRVNPTDVPTMAGLGRLAMSQRDWEKARRVYRSLVLQNLDADAGLTKADVYYALGVIHDELGEAPKAKGMFQRGLEVDPTDQRLKDALARHGTS; from the coding sequence ATGGCCGACCTCCAGTCCGTCCTCACGCGCCTCGACAGCGATCCCGACGATCCCCACGTGCTCGCGGGGTTGTCGATCGTCACCGCCGCCGCCGCCGCCGGCCTCGACGCCGCCGCGGTGGCCGGGCTGGCCCACACCCGCAAGCGCTTCCGCGATCGCGGCCGGCCCGACGTGGCGCTCCGCCTCGTCGACGCCGAGCTGGGCGGCGTCGCCGACGGCCGGCGCGCGGACCTGCTGATCGCCAAGGCCGAGATCCTCGACGAGGATCTGCTCGACGAGGCCGGCGCGTCGGCCTGCTACCAGGCCGCCCTCGCGGCCCGCCCGGACGACGCGATCGCGGCCGAGGCGCTCGAGTCGCTGCGCCTGGCCCGGGACAACTGGAAGAAGTTCGCCGCCAAGTACATCGACGAGGCCAAGGCCTCGACCGATCGCCAGCTGACGACGGCGCTGTACCTGTCGGCGGCCGAGACCTACGCCCGCTACGCCGTCGACGCGCCCGAGGTCGAGGCGTACCTGCGGCGCTCGCTCGAGGCCGACCCCCGCAACCGCAAGGCCGGGGCCCACCTCGAGCGGCTGCTGGCCCGGGGCGAGCGCTGGGCCGAGCTCGGCGCCGCGCTGGCGGTCCGGGTCGATCACGCCGCCAGCTCTGACGAGCGGGTCGCCGCGCTGCTGGCGCTGGCCGAGGTGACGCGCGGGCCGCTCGATCAGCCCGAGCGCGCGCTCGAGCACTACAAGAAGGTCGTCGCGATCGACGCCGCGCAGCCGACCGCGCTGCGGGTCCTGGGCGACGCGTTCGCCGAGGCCGAGAACTGGCAGTCGCTGGTCATGCTCTACGCCAGCGCGCTCAAGGTCCGCGGCGGCGACGGCGACCTCGGCATGCTGCTGCAGGTCGGGATGATCCTGTGGAAGCGCCTCGGCGATCAGGAGGGCGCCGAGGACTACTTCCGGCGCATCCGCAAGCTCGACGCCGCCCACCCGGTCGCGCTCGACTTCTACCGCACCTATCACGGCGCCCGGGGCGAGGGCGCCAAGCTCGTCGCGATCCTGCGCCAGGCCGAGAAGGCGCTGCCCCCGGTCGGCGCCGACGGCGTCGGCGACGCGCGGGCCCGGGCGCTGGCGGTCGAGATCGCCGAGCTGTCCGAGACCCAGCTCGGCACGCCCGACAAGGCGATCGACGCCTGGAAGCAGCTGCTGCGGGCCGATCCGACCTCGACCGAGGCGCGCGAGGCGCTGCGCCGGCTGTACCGCAAGGCCGAGAAGTGGAACCCGCTGCTCGACCTGATCAAGGACGAGGTCGAGCGGCTGCCCGAGGCCGACGTGCGCGCCAAGGTCGAGCGCCTCTACGAGGTGGTCGCGATCTACGCCGACAAGCTCCGGCTCGATCCGATGGTGCTCAACACCTACAACGCGATCCTCCGGCTCGACCCCGAGGACCCGCGCGCGATCGACGAGCTCGCGGCCAAGTACCGCGCCATGGGCCGCTGGCAGGATCTGATCGGCGTGCTCGGCAAGAAGGCCGAGCTGGCCAGCCTGCCGGTCGACGAGCGCGCGGCGATCCTGCGCGAGACCGCCGACCTGTGGATCGATCGGTTCGGCAACTACGCCCAGGCGATCCGGCCGCTCGAGCGCCTGCTCGAGCTCGACGCCAGCGACGCCGACGCGGTCGCGCGGCTCAAGGACATCTACACGCGCCGCCGGCAGTGGCGCCAGCTGATCACGCTGCTCGGCGTCGAGGCCGAGGTCCTGACCGGCGTCGAGCGCCGGGCCAAGCGCAGCGAGATGGCGCGGCTCGCGGCCGAGCGGGTGGGGGACACCCGGCTCGCGATCGAGATCCACAACCAGGTGCTGACCGAGGCCGGCGTGAGCGCCGGCGGCGCCGGGACCCACGGCGACGGCCTCGACGACACCTACGCGGCGCTGGCCGCGCTGTACGAGCGCGAGAAGCGCTACCCGGCGCTGGCCGAGGTGCTGGGGCGGCTGCGGCTGCGGACCGCGACCCCGACCGAGGCGGTGGCGCTGCTCGAGAAGCAGGGCGCGCTCCTGGCCGATCGCATGAGCGCGCCGGCGCTGGCCGCCGAGGCGTTCGCGGCGATCCTCGCGATCGATCCCACCCACGCCAAGGCGCTGCGGACCCTGCGCGAGCTCTACGCCGCGGCCGGCGACTGGGACGGGCTCGAGCGCCTGTACGGCGGGCTCGGCCAGTGGGACGAGCTGGTCGACGCGCTGATCGGCCTGGGCGATCGCGCCGACGACCGCGACGCCCGCCTGGCGCTGGTGCGGCGCGCGGCCGCGATCGCCACGGCCCGGCAGGAGCCCGAGCGCGCGGCCCGGGTGTGGGAGCGCGTGCTGTCGATCGAGCCGACCGACGCGGTCGCCGCGCGGGCGCTGGTGCCGGCGTACCTGAAGTCCGACAAGCCGGCCAAGCTGTTGCCGGTCTACGAGGTGCTGCTCGCGCACGCGCCCGACCGCGCCGCGCGCCTGGCGCAGATCGTCGAGATCCGCTCGCTGTGCGAGCAGCGGCTGGGCTCGCGGGCGCTGGCGCTGTCGTGGACCGCGCGCGCGTTCGACCTGGCGCCCGAGGACCCCGAGCTCGTCCGCGAGCTGCTGCGCCTGGCGCAGGTGCCCGAGCACTGGCGCGAGGTCGCCGGCGCGCTCGATCGCAAGAGCCACGATCTGGACCTGGCGACCGACGTGCGCCTGCGGCTCCTGCGCACGCTGGCCGAGGTCCACGCCGACCAGCTCGACGACGCCGCCGCCGCGCGCGACGCGCACCAGCACATCCGCGCGCTGGCGCCCGACGACGCCGCCGCCGAGACCGCGATCGAGCGGCTCAGCGAGCAGATGTCCGACTGGCCCGAGCTCCTGGCGTCGTTCCGGCGCCAGGCCGAGCGCGCCCGCGGCGACGATCGCCGACGGCTGCTCGGCCAGATCGCGCAGGTCGAGGAGGAGCGCCTGGCCGACCTCGACGCGGCCGCGCTCACCCACCAGCAGATCCTGCGCGAGGGGCCGGGCGACGTCGCGGCGCTCGCGGCGCTGGCGCGCCTGCACGAGGCCCGCGGCGACTGGGAGGCCCTGGCCGGCGTGCTCGCCGCCCAGATCGACGGCGCCGCCGGCCCGGCCCGGGCGGCCCTGCAGCACCAGCTCGGCACGCTCGTCGACGGCAGCCTCGAGCGCCCCGCGGACGCGCTCGCGCACTATCGCGCGGCGCTGGCCGCGGTCGACGGCGGCGCGCCGCCGGCGAACCTGGTGGCCGCGTGCGTCCGCTACCTGCCGGGCGGCGCCCGCGCCGGATCGATCGACGACGCCCAGCGCCGCGCGCTCGCGGCGGAGCTGCGGCCGCACCTCGTGCGGGCCGGCGAGCCGGCGCCGCTGGTGGCGTGCCTCGAGTGCCTGGCGAGCGATCCGGCGGCGCCCGCCGACGTCGCCCGCGAGCTCGATCGCCAGCTGGTGCCGCTCTACCACGCGCTCGGCGCGCCCGCGCGCGCCTGGGCGCCGGCGGCCCGGGTCGTCGCGAGCGCGCCCGGCGACGTCGAGGCCCGGGCGGCGCTGATCGCCCTGGCCGATCAGCTCGGGCGCCCGCGCGAGCTCGCGACCCACCTCGGCGACGCGCTCGCGGCCCAGCGCCAGGCCGGCGCGCCCGCGGTCGAGCTGTGGATGATGGCGACCGAGCTCGCCCACCGCATCGCCGACGATCCGCAGACCCGCGGCGGCGCCGAGAAGGCGTGGATGACGGTGCTCGAGCTCGAGCCCGACGACGCCGAGGCGTTCGGCGCGCTGGCGGCGCTGTACCGCACCGGTTCGCGCTGGGACGACCTGCGGGCGCTGCTCGAGCGCCGGGTCTCGGTCGCCGCGGATCCCGCGGCCCGGCTGGCCGCGCTGATCGAGCTGACGACGCTCGACGAGGACGTCCTGGGCGACCCCGGTCGCGCGGTCCTCGACCACCGCCGGATCCTCGAGATCGAGGCCGGCCACCTGCCGTCGTACAAGGCGCTCGAGCGGCTCTACGCCGAGGGCGAGAGCTGGGCCGAGCTCGACGGCGTGCTGGCCGCGGAGCTGGCGTGGGCGCCGGCGTCCGAGCACCAGGGCCTGCGCTACCGGCGGGCCGAGCTGCACGCGCGCCACCTCGGCGATCGCGCGGGCGCGATCGATCTGCTCGAGGAGGTGGTCGCGGCCCAGCCCGGGCACGCCGACGGCCGCGAGCTGCTCGAGGAGCAGCTCACCGAGGCGAGCCTGCGCCAGCGCGTGGCGCGCGTGCTCGAGCCGCTGTACCTGCGCGATCAGCTGTGGAAGGACCTGGCCAACGTGCTGCGGATCCAGCGCGAGGGCGCCGCGGGCGCCGACGCCGCGCAGCTGCTCGGGCGGGTCGCGGTCATCGAGGAGCGCGAGCTCGATCTCGGCAAGGCCGCGTTCGACACCTGGACCCAGGCCCTGACCGCCGATCCGTCGGCGCCCGAGGCCCAGGCCGCGATCCTTCGCCTGGCCGCGACCTTCGACCGCTGGCACGACGCCGCCGTCGCGTTCGACGCGGCGGCGACGGCGGCCGGCGGCGATCTCGCGGTGGCGGTGCCGCTGCGGCAGCACGTGGCCGAGATCTGCGATCAGTCGCTCGGCGACAACCCGCGCGCGATCGCCGCGTACCGCGCGCTGATCTCGCTCGACCCGGGCGACCTCGAGCGGCTCGGGCCGGCGCTGACCGCGCTGGCGCGCCTGCACGAGGAGGAGGAGCAGTGGCCCGAGCTGCGCGCCGTGGTCGCGCGTCAGGCCGAGCTGGCCGGGCCGCGCCGGCTCGAGTTCCTGGCCCGGGCGGCCGAGCTCGACGAGCAGCGCCTCGCCGAGCCCGATCGCGCGATCGCGACCTGGCGCGAGGTCCTGCTCGAGGCGCCCGATCACGAGGCGGCGCTGGCCAACCTCGAGCGCCTGTACCAGGCCCGCGACCGCTGGCGCGACTTCGCGGGGCTGGTGCGCCACAAGGTCGAGCGCGCCGACGATCAGGCGACCAAGATCGCCGAGCTCCGCCGCCTGGCCGAGGTCCACGAGGTCATGCTGGCCGAGCCCAGCGAGGCGATCGTCGCGCACCTCGAGGTGCTCGACCACGTCTACGACGACACCGCCGCGCTCGACGAGCTGGCCCGGCTGTACCGCGAGGCCCAGCGCCCGACCGATCAGCTCGACATGCTCGAGCGCCGGCTGATCGTCGCCGACGCCCGCGGCGACGGCGATCGCGTGACCCGCCGGGCCGAGCTGGCGACGCTGCTCGGCACGACCCTGGCCCGGCCCAACTACGCGCTCGATCGCTGGGCCGAGGTCCTGACGATGGAGCCCGAGCACCCGGCCGCGCTGGCCGCGGTCGGGCGCGCGTTCGACGATCCCGATCTCGCGCCGCGCGCGGCCGCGATCCTCGAGCCGCTCTACGAGGCCACCGGCAAGGATCGCGAGCTGACCGCGCTGCTCGCCGCCGCCGCGCGGCGCGAGGTGGTGCCGCGCGAGCGGGCGCGGCTGTGGACCCGGGTCGCGGCGATCCAGGAGCACCGCCTGACCGACCGCGCGGCCGCGTTCGACGCCGCCGTGGCGGCGCTGCGGGCCTCGGTCGCCGAGCCGGAGCTGCCCGAGGCGATCGGCCTGGTCGATCGCCTGGCCGGCGACCTCGAGCGCGAGGGCGACCTGGTCGCGATCTACCGCAGCATCGCCGACGACGTCCTCGACGGCGCCGTCCAGCGGCGGCTGTTCCTCGACATCGCCGATCTGGCCCAGGCCGCCCAGGGCGACCTCGACCTGGCCCGCGCGTACTACCAGCGGGTCCTCGACGCCCAGGCCGACGACGCCCGGGCGCTCGGCGCGCTCGAGCGGATCTACAAGCAGCGCCTGGCCGAGGGCGCGACCGGCGACGCCGCGCCGCTCTACGACATCCTCAGCCGCAAGGCCGACCTCGCGGTCGCCGACGTGGTCGAGCGCACCGCCGCGCTGGCGGAGATGGCGACCCTGGCCGCCGGGCCGCTGGCCCGCCCCGACGACGCGATCGCCGCCTGGGAGCAGGTGCTCGAGGCCCAGCCCCGGCACCCGACCGCGGCGCCCGAGCTCGACCGGATGTACCGCGGCGAGCGCCGCTGGCGCGACCTGGTCGATCTGCACGAGCGCCGGCTCGGCTTCGTCGACACGATCGAGGAGGCCATCACGCTCCGGGTCAAGCTCGGCGCGCTGCACGAGCACGAGCTCGGCGACGTGACCACCGCGATCGAGAGCTACGCCGCGGCGCTCGGCGGCGACCCCGGTCACGCCGGCGCGATCGCCGCGCTCGAGCGGCTGCTCACCAACCCCGAGGGGCGCGCCGACGCCGCCGAGGTGCTCGAGCCGGTCTACATCTCGCGCCACGACTGGACCCGGCTGGCCCGGCTCTACGAGATCCAGCTCGACGGCCAGACCGAGCCCGACGCCCGGGTCGACCTGGTCCGACGGATCGCGCGCCTGTACGAGGAGCAGCTCGAGGATCTCGACGGCGCCGCCCGCTGGTACGCGCGGCTCTTGCAGGAGGATCCGACCGATCCCCACGTCCGCGATCAGCTGCACCGCCTGGCGACCGTCGGCGGCGACTGGGCCGGCCTGGCCGCCACCTACCAGCGCGTGCTCGACGACGACTCCAGCGACGCGCCGCACCTGCGCGAGCTGGCGGTCGCGGCCGCGACCATCTACGATCGGCGCCTCGACGAGGCCGGCCTGGGCGGGGCCGCCTACCGGCGCGCGCTCGCGGCGACGCCGCCCGCGGGCGCTGACGATCGGCTGGCGCTCCTGGCCCGGGTCGAGTCGCTGCTCGGCCGCCACCTGCAGTGGGCGACGTTGGTCGCGATCTACGACGACGTGATCGGCGCGGTCGCCAGCGACGACGCGCTCCGGCGCGATCTGTACGCGCGCAAGGCCGCCGTGGTCGAGGAGCGCCTCGGCGATCCGGCCGCGGCGATCGACGCCTGGCGCGCGGTCATCGAGCTGGCCGACGGCCTGGCGGCGCGGCTCGACTACGCGCGCGCGGCCGACGCGCTCGAGCGCCTGTACCGCGCCGACGCGCGCTGGCACGACCTGGTCGATCTGCTGAGCGACCGGATCGAGCGCGCCTCGAACGAGGGCGACGAGATCGATCGGCGGCTGGCGCTGGCCGAGGTGCTCGAGCTGCACACCGACGATCTCGACGGCGCGCTCGATCAGTACGAGGAGATCCTCACCACCGACACGCCCGATCGGGCGCTGCCGGCGCTCGAGCGGCTGGCCGCGGGCGCGGCCGGGCGCGAGCGCACGCTCGGGCTGATCGAGCCGATCTACCGCCACCGCAACTGGTGGCAGAAGCTGGTGGTCGTCCTCGACGCCAAGCTCGAGTTCGTCAGCGATCCCAGCGATCAGGTCGCGACGCTGATGGAGATCGCGGCGATCCACGAGAGCCGCGGCGGCGATCTCGATCTGGCGCTGGCCGCGCTGGCGCGGGCCTGGCTGATCGAGCCGACCCGCACCGACGTGTTCGATCAGCTGACGACGCTGGGCGCGCGCATGGGCGCGTGGGACGCGCTGTGCCAGACGCTGGCGGCCGGCGCCGCGGCGACGATGGATCCGCCGACGCAGCTGCAGGCGCTGGCGCGCCTGGCCGAGATCCACGAGACCCAGCGCGGCGATCACGGCGCCGCGATCGCCGCGTGGCGGCGGGTGCTCGAGGTCAGCGCCGACGATCCCGACGCGCTGTCGGCGCTCGATCGCCTGCTCGCGGTCGAGGCCCGCGCCGACGAGCTGGTCGTCGTGGTCGCGCGTCGCGCCGAGCTGGCCGACGACGAGGCGGTGCGGCTGGTGCTCTTGCACCGGGTGGCGTCGCTCTACGATCACGTGCTCGAGCGCGCGCCCCAGGCGATCCTCGCCTACCGCGAGGTCCTGGCGGGCGCCCCCGAGGACGTGCCGGCCCTGGCTGCGCTCGAGCGGCTCTACCGCGCCAGCGGCGACGCCCGCGAGCTGGCGGTGGTGCTCGAGCAGCGGCTGGCGCTGACCGACGACGCGGCCGCCGCGCGCCAGCTGCGGCTCGATCTGGCCACGGTCCACGAGCGCGACCTGAGCGACCCGTACCAGGCGATCGCCAACCTCGAGGCCGTGCTCGCGGCCGACGCCGGCGACGCCACCGGGCTGGCCGAGCTCGATCGCCTCTACGGCGCCAACCGCATGTGGCCGGAGCTGCTCGACGTGCTCGATCGGCGCGCGCTCCTGGCGACCGACACCGCGGCCCGGGCCGAGCTGGCCTACCGCGCGGCGCGCCTGGGCGAGACCGAGCTGGGCGAGCCGGAGGTGGCGCTGGGCCGGTACGGCGCGGTGCTGCAGATCCTGCCGACCCACGCCGCCGCCCGGACCGCGCTCGAGGCGCTCCTGGCCAAGGACGACCACGCCGAGGCCGCGGCGGCGCTGCTCGAGCGCCACCTGCGCGCCGTCGGCGACGCCGAGGGTCTGGTGCGCGTGGCCGAGCGGCGGCTCGAGCTGCCGGGCGAGCGCGCGCAGCGGCGCAACCAGTGGGCGGCGCTGGCCGATCTGCACGAGACCCTGCGCAACGATCTGCGCGCGGCCTCGCAGACCTGGGCGCGCGCGCTGGTCGAGGATCCCACCGACGTCGGCCTGCTCGGGCCGCTCGAGCGCCTGGCGCAGGTCCGGGGCGCCTGGGCCGAGCTGGCGGCGCTGCTCGAGGGCCAGCTGGCCGGCACCGCGCTCGACGCGGAGCTCGAGCACGACTACGCGATGCGGCTCGGGCGGATCTACGAGGAGGCGCTGGCCGACCTGGCCCGCGCCGCGACCACCTACCAGCGCGCGGCCGCGACCAACGTCGACGAGCCGCCGGCGCTGGCCGCGCTCGATCGGGTGCTGTGGCGGCTGGGGCGCTGGAGCGAGCTGGCCGAGGTGCTGGCGCGCGAGGCCGAGGTGGCCGAGGGCGACGCCGCCGGCGCCGACCTGCTGTTCCGGCTGGGCGACGTGCGCGAGAGCCAGCTCCAGGACGTCGCCGGCGCGGTCGACGCGTACCGCAGCGTGATCGAGCGCGCGCCCCGGCACGGCGCGGCCCGGGCCTCGCTCGAGCGGTTGCTGGCGTCGGCCGACGATCAGCGCGGCGAGATCATCGACACGCTCGAGCCGCTCTACGAGGGCGAGCGCGACTGGGGCCGGCTGACCGATCTGCTCGCCGCCAAGCTGGCGGTCACGGACGACCACCACGAGCGCGCGGCGATCTACCAGCGCATCGCCGGCCTGGCCGAGACCCGGCTGGGCGACGGCGTGCGCGCGCTCGACGCCGCCGGCGGCTGGCTGGCCGAGGACCCGGCCTCGGCCGAGGCGCTGGCCGAGATCGATCGGCTGGCGGCGCTGCAGGGCCGCTGGGTCGAGGCCGCGGCGCGGGTCGCGGGCGTGGCCGGCACGCTCGACGACGGCGCCGTGCCGCTGTGGATGTACGTCGGCGCGGTCCAGCTCGACCGGGTCGGCGACACCGACGCCGCCCGCGGCTCGTTCGAGCGCGCGCTGGCGCTCGACGACGAGCACGGCCCGGCGCTCGAGGGGCTCGAGCGGATCCACCGCTCGCGCGGCGACACCGCCGGCCTGGCCGAGGTGCTGGCCCGCCGCGCGACGCTCGCGTTCGACCCGCCGGCCAAGCAGGCGCTGTGGACCGAGGTCGCGGGCCTGCGCGAGCGCGCCGGCGACGACGGCGGGGCGATCGCCGCGTGGGAGGCGGTCATCGACGTCGCCGACGACGATCGCGAGCCGCTGGCCCGGCTGGCCGCGATCTACGAGCGCCAGGGCGATCGCCGGGCGCTGGTGACGACGCTCGGCCGGGCCGCGCGGATCGCCGCCGACGCGGTCGAGGAGAAGCGCCTGCGGGTGCGGATCGCCGAGCTCGAGCGCGCGCTCGGCGACCTGGCCGCGGCCGGGGTCGCCTGGCAGGCCGTGCTCGACCTCGATCCCGTCGACGCGGCGGCGCTGACCGCGCTCGAGGAGCTGCACACCGCCGGGCGCGACTGGATCGCCGTCCAGGACGTCCTGACCCGCCGGCTCGAGCTGGCGCGCACCTCGAGCGACAAGATCGCGGTGCTGGCGCGGATGGCGCGGATCGCCGAGCGCGAGCGCGGCGCCCTCGACGACGCGATCGCCCACTGGTACGCGGCGCTCGACGTCGACAACGCGCAGCTGGCCGCGTACGGCGAGCTCGAGCGGCTGCTGGCCAAGGGCGAGCGCTGGCACGATCTGGTCGAGCTGCTCGATCGGCGCGCCGATCTGCACGGCACGCTCGGCGACGCCGCGGCCGAGATCGGGGCGCTGGCCCGGGCCGCCGACATCTGGGAGGGCCCGCTCGACAACCCCGACGCCGGCGCCGAGATCCTCGAGAAGATCCTGCGGCGCGAGCCGACGTCGGTCGCCGCGCTGACCCGCCTCGGGCGCATCTACGAGCGCGCCGCCGACTGGGACAGGTGCGGCGACGTGCTGTCGCGGGCGCTGGCGCTCGGGCCCAAGGGCACCGACGCCGCCGATCTGTTCTTCCGGCTCGGCGAGGTCGCCGACAAGGCCCAGGACGATCGCGCGACCGCGCAGGCCCACTACCGCCAGGCGCTGACCCACGACCCGCGGCACGCGCCGTCGATCGCGGCGCTCGAGCGGCTGGCCCGCGCCGACGGCAACTGGGCGGTCGTGTCCGACATGCTGGCCCGGCAGATCGCGATCGTCGAGGCCGACGGCGGCGACGTCCTGCCGCTGGCGCTCGAGTACGCGGCGGCGGAGCAGAAGCTCGGCACGCCGGCCGCGGCCCTGGCGGTGCTCGAGCGCGCGGCGGCCGCGGCGCCCGGCGACGCGCGGGTGCTGACGCTCCTGGCCGATCTGTACTTCGCGTCAGGCCAGCACGACCAGGCCGCGCCGATCTACGACCGCCTGGCCGACGACGCCAAGGCGGCCCGGCGCATGAAGGACGTCGCCCGGTTCCGCCAGCGCCAGGGCGGGATCCTCGAGGCCCGCGGCGACGTCGCCGGGGCCGTGGCCGCCTACGAGGAGGCGTTCCGGGTCAACCCGACCGACGTGCCGACGATGGCCGGGCTCGGCCGCCTCGCGATGTCCCAGCGCGACTGGGAGAAGGCGCGGCGGGTCTACCGCTCGCTGGTGCTGCAGAACCTCGACGCCGACGCCGGGCTGACCAAGGCCGACGTGTACTACGCGCTCGGCGTGATCCACGACGAGCTGGGCGAGGCGCCCAAGGCCAAGGGCATGTTCCAGCGCGGGCTCGAGGTCGACCCGACCGATCAGCGCCTCAAGGACGCGCTGGCGCGGCACGGCACGTCGTGA